The Salvelinus alpinus chromosome 29, SLU_Salpinus.1, whole genome shotgun sequence region CTAGTCATAAAGATGTCATGTAACTTTTAAAAATGAATGACCTTTTACACACCCATTATTGATGTGTTTTTTATTCATCCAACATTTTCCCTCCAAACAACGGTGAATGGGAAGAGTCATCCGTTACACAAAACAACAAGAAGTGTCACGACATTTGGTGATTGCCAAAACAGGTCAGAATTATTGCCTCCGATGCTGTCCTCGAACGTCTTGGTTTTCGGCCACTCATCTCTGCCGTGGCAAAATGTCACTGTTCTGGTTGAACCACATGGCGTTTTGGAgtgtaggctataggcctaccaaCCGATTGAGTTCATCCTCGGATTTTTCATCACTCTGACATGTGGTAATGTACATTACATACTGGTACGGTAATGattaatggtcactctgacatgtGGTAATGattaatggtcactctgacatgtGGTAATGTACATTACATACTGGTACGGTAATGattaatggtcactctgacatgtGGTAATGTACATTACATACTGGTACGGTAATGattaatggtcactctgacatgtGGTAATGTACATTACATACTGGTCCCGTAATGattaatggtcactctgacatgtGGTAATGattaatggtcactctgacatgtGGTAATGattaatggtcactctgacatgtGGTAATGTACATTACATACGGGTACGGTAATGATTAACAACGGTataatagcctacagttttcttgacattttgttttcattgtgataggctcatgttttaccgGTAGGGCGTACCCCCACTATTTATTATGCCGGGACGCAGTACCGGACCAGCTTACTTTTACCcgtgggagagagatagagcaagTGGAGAGAAAAttagagggggggaaagaggaggGATTAAGGGTAAAGAACTATGGAATGAAACGATAGACCAACCTTGACAAAGTAGAGCGGCTGTGGTTTGTCTTTCTGAGCAGgggtgatggaggagaggactctGTGGATATCGGTCATCCCCCACACTGTAGAgcccaggagagagggagaggagcgtACACAGACACCTAGCACATCTAACAGGTCCTTCACACGGGCCTGGAACAACTGGAgggacagagaacacacacattgACAGCAAGACAGATACAAACATAAACTTATGAAAACACTTATTATTAAAAAAGGGTCAAAGTCATACCCTTGTTTTGGCGTCAGCCCCTATGACCCGCGTGATGGGTCTCATGCCGTCGGTCTTGGGGATGAAGCGGAGGCGGGAGGTGACAGTGGTTTTGGGGAGCGACGTCACCTGGCCCAGGGTCAACTCTGACATCTGACCTTTAGAGAGGTGACCCCTGGGAACAAGGTCATAAAAGTTAGTAGACGCTGACCACAGAGTTAAACTGAGCTATgtgtgagtgtgacagacagagagtgggAGCGAGACACAGAGCAACACACAGCGAGATTTTGTTTAAGTCTGAGTGACTCAACAACTGAGGGCTGTGTATGATAGTGAGACAGATAAAATGATCCTGTTCGTACATGTGTAACTGTGTATAATACCTGAAAGCCAGCTCCTGCAGCTTGGCCCAGACCTGGTATCTGTAGAAGCGCAGTGCGTTCTTCTGTCCCATGCTCTCGGTGACGTAGAACATAGCTCTCACCAGGCCTAGCACATAGCCATCCAGCAGCCAAGCCAGGAGCTGGCCTAGCACCCGCGTCCGATACGACAGCTCACTGGGCGGGCAGCGGCCTGGGGATGAGAAGGGTTAGAATGAGTGGAATGAAGGTAAGTAACAGATATAATGGAAGctggatggagaaggagagagagagagagatggggcaaAGTTAAGAGTCTGGGAAAGTAGTGGAGGAGGAACTCACCTGTCTTGCTGATCTTCAGCCAATCACAGTCATTCACCTTCATCTTCCACATCAGCTCAGCCAATGAGATCCTCTCAAACTTGCCCATGGCCAGGAAGTTCCTGACTGCGGACAGGAATTTGAATCGGTTATGGTCCGACCCCCAGAGCTCCGGGGGGACCACCATGGTGAGGCACTCTCTGACAAAGAGGTACACCCGGTGACGTGCACTGTGCTGGGGCAGGAGGGAGGCCATATCCCCCTGTGCCACCGCTGGACAAACTCTCTGCAGTATCTTAGAATAGGGACACCTCCTGTGTCGACGTAACAACTGACTAAACAAAGGCACCAAGGTGAAAAACCTTCTGGGAAGTCTCTTAGGCTTCCTCTCTGTTCCGTTCAGATAGGCCACGCCTTCAAAGAAGACCAGTCTCACTAAGTCTCGCCCCTGCAGACGCCTGGGCCCCTCATCCCTACCTTTCCGCTTCCTGTTTAGTAGGAAGCTGCGCATGCCCCGCCCTCCGTAGAGCATGCCCAGGGTGCGGATGAaacactgggagggagggggtggtggGAACGACCCTGTTCTCCAACTAGGACCCCCCTCTAGATGGACGGTGGCTGATACGTGTCCAGACTGTTCTTCTACTGGTCTTTGGACTACAGCCGGTGTCGCCGCTGGCCTTCTAGGTCCTGTTTTCATTGACATCTGCTCAATATTACCTGTGTCATTGGAGACCTGCTTAGAGCTCTCGGTGGGTTCTATGGTGACCATCAGAGCCTCCACTGGTCTTTCAGGTCCAGCCAGTTGCTCCATTTCTACTGACACCTGTTCCACATTGCTAGAACCATTGAAAACCTGTAGGCTCTGTGTGGGTCCCTTGGTGAGAGAAATAACCTCCACTGGTCTCTTGACCCCATTTGTTTCCAGTGTTCTGTGCTTACGATCGCTGGTTCCACTGGAGACTGTGGAAGCTTCCCTTTGAGTGCATTTCCTTTTTCCAGGCAAACACCCAtctccttccacctcctccctcttcctcttcccacccaaactcacctcctccctcttcacagtgtctctacctccatcccttcTTCTCCTTTTTCTCCCATCAGAACCCTGAAATTCCCATCCCCCATTTCTCCCTCTGCTGTTCCTAGTAGTACCATTCCGTTTGTATCCCAGGTGGAACCTAGAGATACCCGTTGACATGGAAACGCGGTCGTACACAGGCACGCCGCACACCTGGAACGCGGACGACGGTGGTACCGTCACGAACACAGAACAAGTCTCCAGGAGGTACTTGGAGACGTCGGTGCCGAGACGCTGGCAGATCCTCTTCCATAAGTCACTGCCGTGGATGTACGCGGCACTCTGAGTGACCTCGCCATGAAACTTAAACTGGTCGGCGTCGCGGTCCAGGAACGTGGAGGGGTAACCATAACCGTGCGCCAGGACGTTCCTTTTCTTTTTCCTCTTGATGTTGTTCAACACGAACGCCAACAGCTCAGGCACGGTGCTGATCTGCGGATGACATTTAAATCAATACATCAACATAACCGGCacaatgttttgttttctgtgtgtgtgtgtctggctgtctctgtgcATTTTAATCCATGGCTTTTGTAGTCAAACGTAGCACTGCGAAACATCTCTTAAAATCAAATGTTAGTTCAAAACGTTGCATTTCATTGCAAATATTGAACTAAGTTAGCTAAGTAAAAGGTCGGCTACTccatgctgttagctagctagctacttaggcTATGCTTtagttatgtagctagctaactacacatTTACCTGATTGCAGCTGGGGACGTTCTGTAAAGTTTTATCCGTGCAGACAAACACACCCCGGACAAACGATATGAAGCGGTTTGTATCTGTCGGTTCGATGAGCAccgctctctgtccctctctgaagACAGTACCGTCTGCAAACTCCTCCAGAGTCTGGACATGCGGATAGAGAGAGCGGAGTATGCCGAGCACACGTGTCATATCGCCACCGGGTATTTTGAACCGATATCCTAGGTACTTACTACCATCTCGTTGTGAAGCTGGATTGTTGTGTCCATTTAATGTCACACTCTGTGTAACTAGCTATCTTGTTTGTCTGTGTCGGAATCCGACAACTAGCGATACATCGTTCAAACTCGTTTCTGATCCCACTTTCAGGCGCTCAACGAATCGGAAGCTAGCCAACGTCCCACTATAACGTTAGTCCAAAATCAAGATTTATTGGTCGCGTATacggtgtagcgaaatgcttatgttaccagctcctaacaatgcagtaaaatgtacACAATAATAAAAGTACACTATAATAATGTATTTCGGTGAGAATTCAATTAACCCAAATTGCATTCTCAAGCCCCGGAAGCAGACGTTCAACTTGCCTTGCATCAGCTTCTCAAGTTTAATAATGTCAAAATACGTTCGGTACTTACCAAAGAATGGAGTTTCGCTGAGCAACTATCTTTATTATGGTCGTTATGTACTTACAAAATAAAAGTTACATGCAACCAAAAAAATGCCGTGTCTGGAAAAAAATCCAAGTATTGTTTTTGACCTATTCTGCACCCCCAATAAAATATATGATTACGTGATACAATGATTTCCTGCTGCTGGATCAGCCGACCTGTGCATGGCGGTAGTGACCAGTGCTGACAACTCATTTTCAGGGTATATTGCTAGAGGCAGGTTGGATTTGTTGCTAAAAGCTGCTAAATGACGTTGTGGTGTCATTACgtagaatacacaataacgttactcaaattgactggccatctcggccaaaaatatgatttgacatttgttcaggtacagactcccacacttttctgtacttctggctgtacaattttgattgagacatgttGATCGATGTTGTAAGTTCTATTCAAGATCAAACATTTgtgaccaactatattcattgggtttgACTTGTCGGACCTGtcttactactattactactactactactactacagcagtcagccaacaatgatttgcaatGTACTGAAATTGCTGCTGGCCTTCTGCCGACGTCACTCACAATACACTTTTGCAACCAGGCACGTGTGTTGTGACAGAAAACATCGTTTTGTGTCATTTAGATTGCGTCCATTTTAGcgtttgagtcacttttcaaaagttccaaatacatttttaaaagtagctacatttgttgctaggtgctgtttgggAAAAAAGTTGCCAGCGTAGTCTGAAAAAttgctaaatctagcaacaaaattgctaaaTTGGCATCCCCGGTTAACGCAAGATTATATTGGAGATGAAGAGCATGCGCACTTGGTCATAAACGATACATTATTTTCAGACGGCATTTTTTTCAGTTGCATGTAACTTTTTATTTCgattatttttttgtaaatacatACTGGCCATAGATGCATCCCCTGAAAGAAAAATAATTTAAAGTTTCCCCAGCAACCCAATCTGCTgacaatgttttgttgttgcataaACTACTTCCCACGGCTATGATACAGACCATAACGAAACAGCTGGTACATGGCAAACCATGATACTTGTTAACTCTAgattttccctctttctttataaATTTCGAACGGATATTTCCATTTCTGTCCATGAAACCGCTCGCAAATGGTGTGAGCATTTTATAAATGGTGTTTTCCCCACAAATTGATTTTTTTTGGAACTTGCGTGTGTATGCTTACCACTGCGGGCACATTGCTGCGCGTAGAAATAATAGTTGCTCGACATTGTGATCTATTCAGCCTTTTTCATTTATATGGCGTATACCTCCGCTACACTACTTTTATACTCATCGTGGAGATTAAGTGAGTATACGCAGAATCCAGTATATAAACAAATACGATACAATATATGTATGTAAATGGTGTATATGGCCAGTatgtgaatagaaaaggtgtgtatttGCAGTAGTTATACAAGGATGGGCCATGACGAGTCCAATCAGAGAGCCTCATTCATGGTGGCTCTCTGGTACAGTGTGAATTGTATAGGACCAACGATAAAATAATTTATATGTTGAAagataatgattaaataattccactctgaaaccatataattgtatgaaattgattagaatcataaaactataatctgatgatgtgtgtagttttagtcagaattagaacaaggaccttttgttcctttttagtatgtaagtGTAACAGTTAAACTTTACTCCgtcccgggcgcgaaccagggaccctctgcacacatcgaccacagtcacccacgaagcatcgctccacaaaagccgcggcccttggagagcaaggggaaccactacttcaaggtctcagagcaagtgacgtcaccgattgaaaggctattagcgcgcaccaccgctaactagctagccatttcacatccgttacataagcagggtgcaagtgtgaaacaaatgataagaggagctatcgacagacgAGCTGgactactgtgttccttacaggacattctgtctccaccCGTGGAGGGGAGAAACTGTTAGGCTGGCAGAACATGatgaaacatgttgcagattaaacaatgtatctgtgtagtggaaaaaccacaagactgtctgagcaaggcgtagcttaagatttgaacttgtatgtatgtgcgtaggatacatactgtttgtgtgtgaaggTTTGTACGTAAGGAGCCAGTATAAAATGGATGTTTTTGTATTTGGACTTCAgaacgttctcgtgaataaacaCTTTGATTTTTGTAAACTGGGACTCTTGTCTGCTTCGTTCAACCAGAATCttataaactctgggttgcagactgagtagattaattgaagtttatgaacattgataaaGAAAATTCTCATAACAACCAATAAGAAAACACTTTGTCTGCTACTGTACACATGTTTTATGTTCAGATGAAATCATAAAACGGTTTTAATTTAATGGACGACAGAACAAAGTATTGTTTATACAATATACACCTGGGGGGGGACATGAGATGAAAGCAAACAAAACAGCCCATAATTTGGTTCAAAGCAAACATGCCACCAACCATAATTAAAACACacttatttacattttaaaatagcAAAACAGTAGCCTATTTTAGTTCCTGGTACAGTCAGACCACCagtagtgtgttgtgtgtcttACATTCTGCTCCCCCCCTTTAATTTTAAAAGGAAAACGTTTCAACTAAATGACATGGCACTATTACCAGGAACACCATCTTGGTTGAAACATGACATCATTTAGAATGAGATGGGATCAGACCACCTGCATAATAACAGGGGTGGGGAATCAGACAACCTGCATATTAGCATATTAACAGGGGGGGGGTTGAGTGGTGGGATCAGACAACCTGCATattaacagggggggggggggggggggttgagtggTGGGATCAGACCACCAGCATattaacgggggggggggggggggggggtttgagtGGTGGGATCAGACAACCTGCATattaacagggggggggggggggttgagtggTGGGATCAGACCACCAGCATattaacgggggggggggggggggtttgagtGGTTCCATGGTGGGATCAGACCACCAGCATATTAACAGGGGGGGGTTTGAGTGGTTCCATGGTGGGATCAGACCACCAGCATATTAACAGGGGGGGGTTTGAGTGGTATCTGTCCCAGGGTGAACCTCTTCCCTCCAAACTCCTTCAGCTCCTCGTCACTCAGCTGGCTCTGGGGGGTGAAGAGACTGTCTGCTGGGGCCATAACCCCGAACCCTCCACTCGCCTGTCCAAAACCACTTGCAGCCACTGGCGCTGCACTCCCGAAGCCACTCCCTCCAAATGCTCCTCCTCCACCAGTGGTCGTCGAGGCGAAGCTAAACCCGGACGCAGAGGCAGGAGCTCCGAAACCGGCTGTAGTTGGCTCCTTGTTGGCAGCAGGGGTGGAAAAGGAGAAACCTGTTGCCGACGGAACAGTGGTGGCCATAGAGCCAATCCCAGTGGGGGCTGGTGCGACGGCTGCCGCAGGACTACCGAAACCAGAAGCTGCACCTGGTCCAGCAAAGCTGAAATTACTGGCACCTGTGGTGTCCTGGACTGGGGCCTGGGCCGGCACTCCGAAAcctgaggagaggaaggagagtccAGTTTGAAAGAAGTAGCAGATATATAAACTCAgctaaaaaagaaacgtcctctcactgtcaactgcgttaattttcagcaaacttaacatgtgtaaatatttgtatgaacataagattcaacaactgagacaaaaactgaacaagttccacagacatgtgactaacagaaatggaataatgtgtccctgaacaaaggggggggggggtcaaaatcaaaagtaacagtcagtatctggtgtggccaccagctgtattaagtactgcagtgcatctcctcctcatggactgaaccagatctgccagttcttgctgtgagatgttaccccactcttccaccaaggcacctgcaagttcccggacatttctggggggaatggccctagccctcaccctccaatccaacagatcccagacgtgctcaatgggattgagatccgggctcttcgctggccacggcagaacactgacattcctgtcttgcaggaaatcacacacagaacaagcagtatggctggtggcattgtcttgctggagggtcatgtcaggatgagcttgcaggaagggtaccacatgagggaggaggatgtcttccctgtaacgcacagcgttgagattgcctgcaatgacaacaagctcagtccgatgatgctgtgacataccgccccagaccatgacggaccctccatctccaaatcgattccgctccagagtacaagccTCGGTGAAACGCTCATTCTTTTgatgataaatgcgaatccgaccatcacccctggtgagacaaaaccgtgactcgtcattgaagagcactttttgccagtcccgtctggaccagcgacagtgggtttgtgcccataggtgacgttgttgctggtgatgtctggtgaggacctgccttacaacaggcctacaagccctcagtccagcctctctcagcctattgcggacagtctgagcactgatggagggattgtgcgttcctggtgtaactcggcagttgttgccatcctgtacctgtcccgcaggtgtgatgtaccgatcctgtgcaggtgttgttacacgtggtctgccacagaggacgatcagctgtcccaTCTTgtttccctgtagcgctgtcttaggcgtcttacagtacggacattgcaatttattgccctggccacatctgcagtcctcatgcctccttgcagcatgcctaaggcatgttcacgcagatgagcagggaccctgggcatctttcttttggtgtttttcagagtcagtagaaaggcctctttagtgtcctaagttttcataactgtgaccttaattgcctaccgtctgtaagctgttagtgtcttaacgaccgttccacaggtggatgttcattaattgtttatggttcattgaacaagcatgggaaacagcgtTTAaacccctttacaatgaagatctgtgaagttatttggatttttacaaattgtctttgaaagacagggtcctgaaaaagggacgttttttgttgttgttgctgagtttacatcATCCTACTGTCCTCCTACTGTCCTCCTGTCCTTCCTGGATTTACATCATCCTACTGTCCTCCTATCCCTCAGGCACAAACATTGGCACTCTCTCATGGAAAccttatgttcaacataggaatgAAGAGGATTAGAAACGCAAGTAAATATTTAAAGGACAACTGCATGTCCCACTAACATAGGAGTTACAGAGGGACTTAGCCAGTCAACATAGGAGTTACAGAGGGACTTAGCCAGTCAACATAGGAGTTACAGAGGGACTTAGCCAGTCAACATAGGAGTTACAGAGGGACTTAGCCAGTCAACATAGGAGTTACAGAGGGACTTAGCCAGTCAACATAGGAGTTACAGAGGGACTTAGCCAGTCAACATAGGAGTTACAGAGGGACTTAGCCAGTCAACATAGGAGTTACAGAGAGCCTCCATGTCTGTATTCCATTTGTATTGTATTCCTATGAAGAACACAGGCTACAGTAAATCTTACCCGTTCCAAAGCCAGATGGTGCCGAGGACCCAAAGCCGGTCACTGGTGTCGACCCAAAACCTCCAGACGCTGCCTGTGGTGCTGGGTTGTCCAGCTCTGCAAGCTGGGAGAGACGAGAGGGTATTACTCACCTTGTACGTAATAAGGCTTTCTATTTGTCTTGTCGTATTACTACagaaagtagtgtgtgtgtgtgtgtgtgtgtgttaccatagCGACTCTGGTGTTGCCGCTCATAGCCCTCAGCTCCTGGACTCTGCTTCTCCATTGGTTGACCAGCTGATTGATGACGTTAACCTACAGACACAAGGCTGCTGTCAGTATTGATTAATGACGTTAACCTACAGACACAAGGAATGCTGCTGTCAGTATTGATTAATGACGTTAGCCTACAGACACAAGGCTGCTGTCAGTATTGATTAATGACGTTAGCCTACAGACACAAGGCTGCTGTCAGTATTGATTAATGACGTTAGCCTACAGACACAAGGAATGCTGCTGTCAGTATTGATTAATGACGTTAACCTACAGACACAAGGAATGCTGCTCTCAGTATTGATTAATGACGTTAACCTACAGACACAAGGCAGGCTGCTGTCAGTATTGATTGAAATTCATTTCTCAGTAAAAAAGACACACAGAAATATATATGTAATGTAGTGCTCTCTGGAATCACTGTTGGGAACAAGGAACTAAACCCCCTAAACTTCTCACTGGGAGCTGCACTGCGGCTTCTCCAGCCTCTCCTACATAATGTGtaacctctctcccctctgctccagcctctcctaCATAATGTGtaacctctctcccctctgctccagcctctcctaCATGATGTGtaacctctctcccctctgctccagcctctcctaCATAATGTGtaacctctctcccctctgctccagcctctcctacataatgtgtgacctctctcccctctgctccagcctctcctaCATAATGTGtgaactctctcccccctctgctccagcctctcctaCATAATGTGTGaactctctcccctctgctccagcctctcctaCAGAATGTGTGaactctctcccctctgctccagcctctcctaCATAATGTGTGaactctctcccctctgctccagcctctcctaCATGATGTGCgaactctctcccccctctgctccagcctctcctaCATGATGTGCgaactctctcccccctctgctccagcctctcctaCATGATGTGTGaactctcccctctgctccagcctctcctaCATAATGTGtgaactctctcccccctctgctccagcctctcctaCATAATGTGtgaactctctcccccctctgctccagcctctcctaCATAATGTGTGaactctctcccctctgctccagcctctcctaCATAATGTGtgaactctctcccccctctgctccagcctctcctaCATAATGTgtaatctctctcccctctgctccagcctctcctaCATGATGTGTGaactctcccctctgctccagcctctcctaCATAATGTGTGaactctcccctctgctccagcctctcctaCATAATGTGTGAACTCccccctctgctccagcctctcctaCATAATGTGTGaactctcccctctgctccagcctctcctaCATGATGTGtgaactctctcccccctctgctccagcctctcctaCATAATGTGtaacctctctcccccctctgctccagcctctcctaCATGATGTGtgaactctctcccccctctgctccagcctctcctaCATAATGTGtaacctctctcccccctctgctccagcctctcctaCATGATGTGTGaactctctcccctctgctccagcctctcctaCATAATGTGtgaactctctcccccctctgctccagcctctcctaCATGATGTGtaacctctctcccctctgctccagcctctcctaCATAATGTGTGaactctctcccctctgctccagcctctcctaCATAATGTGTGaactctctcccctctgctccagcctctcctaCATAATGTGtgaactctctcccccctctgctccagcctctcctaCATAATGTGtaacctctctcccccctctgctccagcctctcctaCAGAATGTGtaacctctctcccctctgctccag contains the following coding sequences:
- the tert gene encoding telomerase reverse transcriptase isoform X1 produces the protein MTRVLGILRSLYPHVQTLEEFADGTVFREGQRAVLIEPTDTNRFISFVRGVFVCTDKTLQNVPSCNQISTVPELLAFVLNNIKRKKKRNVLAHGYGYPSTFLDRDADQFKFHGEVTQSAAYIHGSDLWKRICQRLGTDVSKYLLETCSVFVTVPPSSAFQVCGVPVYDRVSMSTGISRFHLGYKRNGTTRNSRGRNGGWEFQGSDGRKRRRRDGGRDTVKREEVSLGGKRKREEVEGDGCLPGKRKCTQREASTVSSGTSDRKHRTLETNGVKRPVEVISLTKGPTQSLQVFNGSSNVEQVSVEMEQLAGPERPVEALMVTIEPTESSKQVSNDTGNIEQMSMKTGPRRPAATPAVVQRPVEEQSGHVSATVHLEGGPSWRTGSFPPPPPSQCFIRTLGMLYGGRGMRSFLLNRKRKGRDEGPRRLQGRDLVRLVFFEGVAYLNGTERKPKRLPRRFFTLVPLFSQLLRRHRRCPYSKILQRVCPAVAQGDMASLLPQHSARHRVYLFVRECLTMVVPPELWGSDHNRFKFLSAVRNFLAMGKFERISLAELMWKMKVNDCDWLKISKTGRCPPSELSYRTRVLGQLLAWLLDGYVLGLVRAMFYVTESMGQKNALRFYRYQVWAKLQELAFRGHLSKGQMSELTLGQVTSLPKTTVTSRLRFIPKTDGMRPITRVIGADAKTRLFQARVKDLLDVLGVCVRSSPSLLGSTVWGMTDIHRVLSSITPAQKDKPQPLYFVKVDVSGAYDSLPHTQLLEVIGQVLSHVQEDLFSVRCYAKVWADTHEGLKKTFVRQADFMEDTVASTNMKGFVMSLQREGKVHDAILVEQHFSTDIHGKDVLEFFTQMLSSCVVQFGKKTFRQRQGIPQGSVVSSLLCCLCYGHMENLLFPNVSQRGGCLMRLVDDFLLITPDLSQAQTFLKTLMAGVPQYGCVVNPQKVAVNFPLSEGVSCPAGVRLLPLHSLFPWCGLLLNTHTLDVYNDYSGYAGLSLRYSLTLGSAHCAGKQMKRKLMSILRLKCHALFLDLKTNSLEAVYKNIYKLVLLHAYRFHACAQSLPFGQKVGRNHAYFLNVIWDMAEYTNQLVRLCNKGLSLGCKAITGSLQYEAVELMYCLAFLLVLSRHRPLYNGLLAPLRTRKRKLERKLEGLRWARIRQAATPKIPEDFKAIWA
- the tert gene encoding telomerase reverse transcriptase isoform X2 — encoded protein: MTRVLGILRSLYPHVQTLEEFADGTVFREGQRAVLIEPTDTNRFISFVRGVFVCTDKTLQNVPSCNQISTVPELLAFVLNNIKRKKKRNVLAHGYGYPSTFLDRDADQFKFHGEVTQSAAYIHGSDLWKRICQRLGTDVSKYLLETCSVFVTVPPSSAFQVCGVPVYDRVSMSTGISRFHLGYKRNGTTRNSRGRNGGWEFQGSDGRKRRRRDGGRDTVKREEVSLGGKRKREEVEGDGCLPGKRKCTQREASTVSSGTSDRKHRTLETNGVKRPVEVISLTKGPTQSLQVFNGSSNVEQVSVEMEQLAGPERPVEALMVTIEPTESSKQVSNDTGNIEQMSMKTGPRRPAATPAVVQRPVEEQSGHVSATVHLEGGPSWRTGSFPPPPPSQCFIRTLGMLYGGRGMRSFLLNRKRKGRDEGPRRLQGRDLVRLVFFEGVAYLNGTERKPKRLPRRFFTLVPLFSQLLRRHRRCPYSKILQRVCPAVAQGDMASLLPQHSARHRVYLFVRECLTMVVPPELWGSDHNRFKFLSAVRNFLAMGKFERISLAELMWKMKVNDCDWLKISKTGRCPPSELSYRTRVLGQLLAWLLDGYVLGLVRAMFYVTESMGQKNALRFYRYQVWAKLQELAFRGHLSKGQMSELTLGQVTSLPKTTVTSRLRFIPKTDGMRPITRVIGADAKTRLFQARVKDLLDVLGVCVRSSPSLLGSTVWGMTDIHRVLSSITPAQKDKPQPLYFVKVDVSGAYDSLPHTQLLEVIGQVLSHVQEDLFSVRCYAKVWADTHEGLKKTFVRQADFMEDTVASTNMKGFVMSLQREGKVHDAILVEQHFSTDIHGKDVLEFFTQMLSSCVVQFGKKTFRQRQGIPQGSVVSSLLCCLCYGHMENLLFPNVSQRGGCLMRLVDDFLLITPDLSQAQTFLKTLMAGVPQYGCVVNPQKVAVNFPLSEGVSCPAGATTDPESLFLSLLSYAGLSLRYSLTLGSAHCAGKQMKRKLMSILRLKCHALFLDLKTNSLEAVYKNIYKLVLLHAYRFHACAQSLPFGQKVGRNHAYFLNVIWDMAEYTNQLVRLCNKGLSLGCKAITGSLQYEAVELMYCLAFLLVLSRHRPLYNGLLAPLRTRKRKLERKLEGLRWARIRQAATPKIPEDFKAIWA
- the tert gene encoding telomerase reverse transcriptase isoform X3, with product MTRVLGILRSLYPHVQTLEEFADGTVFREGQRAVLIEPTDTNRFISFVRGVFVCTDKTLQNVPSCNQISTVPELLAFVLNNIKRKKKRNVLAHGYGYPSTFLDRDADQFKFHGEVTQSAAYIHGSDLWKRICQRLGTDVSKYLLETCSVFVTVPPSSAFQVCGVPVYDRVSMSTGISRFHLGYKRNGTTRNSRGRNGGWEFQGSDGRKRRRRDGGRDTVKREEVSLGGKRKREEVEGDGCLPGKRKCTQREASTVSSGTSDRKHRTLETNGVKRPVEVISLTKGPTQSLQVFNGSSNVEQVSVEMEQLAGPERPVEALMVTIEPTESSKQVSNDTGNIEQMSMKTGPRRPAATPAVVQRPVEEQSGHVSATVHLEGGPSWRTGSFPPPPPSQCFIRTLGMLYGGRGMRSFLLNRKRKGRDEGPRRLQGRDLVRLVFFEGVAYLNGTERKPKRLPRRFFTLVPLFSQLLRRHRRCPYSKILQRVCPAVAQGDMASLLPQHSARHRVYLFVRECLTMVVPPELWGSDHNRFKFLSAVRNFLAMGKFERISLAELMWKMKVNDCDWLKISKTGRCPPSELSYRTRVLGQLLAWLLDGYVLGLVRAMFYVTESMGQKNALRFYRYQVWAKLQELAFRGHLSKGQMSELTLGQVTSLPKTTVTSRLRFIPKTDGMRPITRVIGADAKTRLFQARVKDLLDVLGVCVRSSPSLLGSTVWGMTDIHRVLSSITPAQKDKPQPLYFVKVDVSGAYDSLPHTQLLEVIGQVLSHVQEDLFSVRCYAKVWADTHEGLKKTFVRQADFMEDTVASTNMKGFVMSLQREGKVHDAILVEQHFSTDIHGKDVLEFFTQMLSSCVVQFGKKTFRQRQGIPQGSVVSSLLCCLCYGHMENLLFPNVSQRGGCLMRLVDDFLLITPDLSQAQTFLKTLMAGVPQYGCVVNPQKVAVNFPLSEGVSCPAGVRLLPLHSLFPWCGLLLNTHTLDVYNDYSGYAGLSLRYSLTLGSAHCAGKQMKRKLMSILRLKCHALFLDLKTNSLEAVYKNIYKLVLLHAYSHP